The region ATTATTAGGATAACATAAATAAATAATATCTACAGGTTCTGATGGAAGTTCAGGAACAAAATCATTTTCGGAATTACATTTAAGATATGTTAATCCTTCATACATACCATCATCTTTCATTTCTCCAGTTCTTCCAGCCATTACATTAGTATCAACATATACAGTGTAAACAGGATCAGTAACAGCAATTTTATTATCTATTCCAAATATATCCTGGATGTTTGCTGTATCACTTTTTGCCCCATCACTAATGAAAACTTCAGAAGTGTCTAAATCAATTCCATATGTTTTATATTCATTTTCAATAATTGCTTCAGCTAAAAAGTCATAACCTTGTTCAGGACCATATCCCATAAATGTTTCAGCATCAGCCATTTCATCAACTGCTGCATGAAATGCTTTTATAACAGCCGGTACTAACGGTTTTGTAACGTCCCCAATACCCATTTTAATAATATCTGCATCAGGATTAGCTTTTCTAAATTCTGCTTCTCTTCTTGCTACTTCAACAAAAAGATAACTACTTTTCAATTTAAGATAGTTTTCATTAATTTTTACAACCATGATTAAACCTCATAAATATTAATCTAATTTATATTTTATTTTCTCAATATATAAAATGAATGATTATTTTTCAGATGTATTAAATGCTTTTCAAAAAAAATTGTCAAGAAGATATTTTTATAACAAAAAGCCATCATATGAAAATATTTAAATTAACTATTTTACATAAATATATTATACTAAAAACATTGATAAGGAAGTTGGAAAAATGAATGGAATAACTATATTAATTTGGGTAACAATTGCAATTATAGCTATTATTGCAATAATATTAGTTAAATTGCACTACAGAGGAAAAGAGCTGGAAAATGATGAAGGATCAATACTTGAAGATGCAGAATCCTTAACTAAAGTATTTTCTTCCGGAAAAAGTATGCTATCTAAAGATAATGATGATAATTCCAATAATCCAACTAATCTTAATCAATCCAAACCCAAAAGCTTAAAAAGTGAAAATTCTTCAACAAGTAATGTGTATTATGAAGAACCTGCAATTTATGAAGTTGACAATACCACTTACGAAAATATTGAATACGAATCACAAAATCAAGTACTTGTTGATTATGGTACTACCGTAGAAAAATTCCAAGAACCAATTAAACAAAGCCAGATGGATATTATGAGCCAAAATAACGACCCTAAACCTGAAAAGCATGAGTTAAAAGATTTATTTACAATTGATGAATTAATCAAAGAATCAAAAAGAAAAGATAGTGAACGCGAAAAAGAAGCATATAAAAATGACTCTGAAGATAAGGAACTCGCCGAACTTAAAGAAAGCATAAAACAAAAACAAGAAGAGAAAAATATTGAAGAAATTATCGATGACATTCCAGAAGAAACAATTCAAGATATTCTTAATGAAACCGAAGAAGAAACTACTGCCGAGACTATTACCGAAAGCGCAGAAGAAGAAACCATTACTGAAACAATCACTGAAAGCACAGAAGAAGAAACAATTGCTGAGGTTATTAATGAACCTGTATCAGAAGAAACTAAATCAGATTCAGTACCTGAAACAGTAGAATCTAGTGAAAGTGAAGAAAGTAAAATTGAAGCGCCTACAGTAACATCTCAAGATATCGAAGAGGCAATAACTACTGCAAGTGAAGAAAGTAAAGAAGAAGTGGAAAGCATTTCAGAAAGTGCTGGCATTACTGACGCTTTACTTAATGACAATGAAAAAGAGGAAATTAAAGAGCCAAATCTTAAAACTCCAACAAAAATCAAAGAGGATTACAAATTCGGAGAGGATTTGAAAGATGAAAAGGTATTTGGAGAATATGACAGTGATTTAGACTATAGAAAAGATTTAGATAAAATCACCAATACAATCAAAGGTTCTAAAATATTCAAGAATGTGAAAGAAAAGCTCACATTCGAAGAGCCTGAAGAGGAAGAAGTAATTGAAGAAGAATTCATCAGAAATGTGAATGAATATGAAGAGGATTTTGCTCCGATTATCAATGAAACTCATGCAGATTATGCAACATACGAAGAGTATCACAAACATGATTTCGAAGAACCAATAGTACCTGAAGAAACACCAAAAGCATTTGACGTGATACAAACTACACCAGAACCTCAACCAGAAATTAAAGAATCAAGGATTGCTCCTATTAAAGAAAAACCTTCAAGAGACAATATAAAAATAAAATTAAATAACAATGAAGTTGTTCTTAAAAAAGGTGATGAAATTATTTACAATCATCAAGGAGAAACTTATTCCAGCCAAGTTTATGCAATTAATGGTAATGATATATCTGTAAAATACAGAAGAAAAAATATTGTTATCAAACCGTCTGATGTGAAAAAGGTATACTAATACCTTTTTTACTAAACATCACCACATATAAACATCTAAATATATTTTTATTAACTTGTAACTTATTTTTAAAAAAAAAGAGAATAATAAGCATTTAAAAAATGCTCAATTCATTCATCCTTATTCAATTTATAGCTACCATTTTCCACAATATATTTTGGAACAATGATTTTTAAGGAACGAATGACATTTAAATAAAAATCGTCCAATTCTCTATCTGCATAAGGATAGGTGTATTCGAAAATATATAAATTATTGTCTTCCACATATAAAAATTCATTACGGCGAATCTCATTTTCACCATCTGAAAATGAAGAGACCACCATATAATAAATATCATCATTAATAGGTATGAAATCGGAAGCGATTAAGTTTATTTGAGTATTGTTTTTTATATTTTTTTCAATATCCGCCTTGATGTCCGGAAGGCCAACAAGTGTAGGAGTGGTTGAAAATTTAATGGACATAGGTATTTTGGTATTTACAAGATACATGTCATTAAATTCATCTTTAGTTGCAACCGGTTCAAAATCTTCAGGCATTTGGAGTGTGGAAAATCCATTTGAAAACATTGTCATTATATTCACCTATTTATGTGCAAAGTAAAATATCAATTCATCATCAGCAATTTCATCAAGACGTGCAAATCCAACTCTTTCAAATTGAACAATATCTCCAACTTTCAAATCACGAAGTGCACCTTCACCAAGTCCTGTCTTAATTGATGCATCATCCATAACAATTTTAACATCAACATTGTCATCAACAGGGACCCATTGAATAATTCTTGCCTTGACACTTCTTGCATCTTCAAATGAAGTGGAATGATAAGTTATTTCATCACCATCGATATTCACATTCACAGCATCCATTAACCTGAATATTCCATCGTTAATGTCTGATTTTGCAAGATATGCACTGCCGTCAAATGGTAAAATCCTATTTCCCCTGTCCATGTGGTCTGCATGAAGTGGTCTTTCAATGTCGACTTTACCGCCTTCATATCCTCCAACAGTGATTAATTGAGGATCTTCACAGAAGAAATACCTATTCGCCACAGGTTCTAAAAAGTTACGGTTCAAACCATAAATCTTCTTCCAGCTAATAGCTGAATCAGCCATTTTAACGCCAATTTCAGTTATCAAATTATAAATGGTTCTTGGGTCGATTCCCCTTCTTGCAATAGCTCTTAAAGTTCCAAGTCTTGGATCATCCCATCCACTGTAGGTTCCATCTTCGATTCCTGCCATTGCTTTGGAAGTGCTTAGTGCAATATCTTCCATTTTAAGTCTACCGTAATGTATGTACTCAGGCACATCCCATCCCATATGGTCATATAGATATTTTTGTTTTTCAGTGTTTGCAAGGTGGTCTTTTCCTCTTAAAACATGAGTCAATCCCATCAAATGATCATCCACCGCAACAGAGAAATTCATCATAGGATAAATTCTGTATTTATTGCCTAAACGAGGGTGAGTTTCGTCAACCAATCTCATTGCTACCCAATCACGAATTGCAGGATTTTTATGGGTAATATCAGTTTTTACTCTAAGTACAGCTTCGCCCGCATCCATAGTGTCAAATTTTTCCCACAATGCAAGATTTTCTTCAACACTATTGTCCCTGCACGGGCATGCTTTACAGTTGTCTTTAAGCTCTTTGAAATCAGCGCCGTCACAGGTACACATATAAGCCGCACCCTTTTCTATTAACTGACGAGCATAATCATAATATGTTTCAAATCTGTCGGATTGGTAAATAACCTCATCAGGATTGATTCCCAACCATTCCAAGTCCTCAGGAATCATTTCATAAGCAGGTTCATATACTCTTTTTGGATCGGTATCTTCAATCCTTAAAATCAATTTTCCATCATGCCTTTTTACATATTCGGCATTTGGAACTGCTGCACGGGAGTGTCCAATATGTAGCGGACCGCTTGGATTTGGAGCAAAACGTAGAACAATATTTTCATGAGTTCCAGGAAGTTCCTGAAGTCCAACTTCTTTAGCTTTTGGTTTTTTGTCTTGAACTTCTACACCTAACTTTTCCATTTCGCTGGCTTGCTCTTCTGGAGATAAAGCGTTTACCTTTGCTACAATTTTACCTGACATTGGACCAATTTCTTTTGCTTTGCTTCTTAATTCAGGCTCATTTGCCATGATTGAACCCATAACAGCTCCAGGATTTGCAGATCCCTTATGTTTGGCTGCATTTAGCAAAGCATGTTTATAGATAATTTCTTCTAAATCATTCATTTAATCATCACAATTAATAATTCGATTATAAAAATAAGCAATATTATTTATCTTATTGAAGATATATAAAGATTAAGAATTAAATTGGGTTAAGATAGTATGAGGCTTGGAAAAACTAATCTCGAAGTAAATAAAAATGGATTTGGTGCCCTTCCAATCCAAAGATGCACAATGCAGGAAGCGGTTGAAATACTTAAAAAAGCATATGACAATGGGATTGATTTTTATGATACAGCCCATTTTTACACTGACAGTGAAGAAAAAATGGGAAATGCTTTTAAAGATATACCTCGTGAAAAGATTTATATTGCAAGCAAAACTGCAGCTGAAACACCAGAAGTGTTTTGGAGCGATTTGGAAACTTCACTTAAAAGCTTAAAGACAGATTACTTGGATTTATATCAATTCCACAACATTTCATTTGTTCCTAAAAAAGATGATGAATTATTTAAAGCAATGCTTGAAGCGAAAGAAAAAGGAATGATCAGACATATTGGAATTACAACCCATAAAATTACATTTGCCCATGAAGCCATTGAAAGCGGACTTTATGAAACTCTACAATATCCATTTTCATACTTAAGCGGAGAGGAAGAGATAGAATTGGTGGAGAAATGTAAAAAGTTTGATGTTGGATTTATTGCAATGAAAGCAATGGGCGGAGGATTGATTACAAATTCAAAAGCGAGTTTTGCATTTTTAAATCAGTTTGACAACGTATTGCCTATTTGGGGAGTTCAAAAGATTTCCGAGCTTGATGAATTCCTGTCCTATGACAGCACCACTGTCTTAGATGATGAATTGAAATCAACAATCGAAAATGACAAAAAGGAATTGGGCGAGGACTTTTGTCGAGGATGCGGCTACTGCATGCCATGTCCTGAAGAAATTAAAATCAGCATATGTGCCAGAATGTCACTTTGGGTTAGGAGATTTCCGACAGAACCCCATTTAACTGAAGAATGGCAAAAAACAATGGCTCAAACAGAAAACTGCATAGAATGCTATGCATGTGTTGACAAATGCCCATATGAATTGGATATCCCAAGAATTCTTAAAGAAAACTATGAAGACTACAAAAATATCTTAACCGGAAAAACAAAGGTGTGAATATGAAACAGTGTATTGAAAACCCAAATGAATTAGACTGGGCCAGTTTCTGGGCTGAAAAACTGGCAAATAAAATTGATAAAGATTGGGATAAGGCAGCTCCAGGATTTTATAGGCATACCAAAAAAGAAGACTATAACGATGCACTGTTTGATAAATTAATTTTAGATGAAAACTATACAGTATTGGACGTCGGCTGCGGTGAGGGATCAGTTACAGTTCCTTTAGCCCGTAAGGTTAAAAGTGTTATTGGACTTGATTCATCTCCAAAAATGCTAGAATATCTGGAAAAAAGAGCTAAAGACAATGACATCAAAAATATCAAGACTATTTTAAAACCTATAGAAGAGATAAAATACTCAGAAATTGGGGATGTTGATGTAGTGGTCTGCTCAAGGTCCTTGAATGGAATAATACCCATAGAAGAAGTATTGATGGAATTAGATAAAATTGCCAGTAAATATGTTTTCATAACCATTTTCGGACCTGAAAACAAGAAAATCGAAAAGGATTTTGACCGAGAGCTTGGAATAAAAACCGAAGATTTTCCAGACTACAATTATTTCTTCAACATACTGTTCAATATGGGAATCTATGCAAATATCGAAAGATTTGACTTGAACAACTACCGTGAATATGACAGCATTGAAGACGCCATGGACAACGGAAAGTTCAGACTGGACATTTACAGCGATGAAGAAAAAGAGCTGTTGAAAGATTATTTAAAAAGAATTCTAAGTTATGATAAAAAATCAAAAAAATATTATAACGTCAAGGACAAAGCCGATTGGATAATGATTTGGTGGAAAAAAAGTTAAAAGAAATTATTCATTAATTTCTTCAAAATATTCTGGACCCACATCACATAATGGGCAAACGTAGTCCTCAGGCAATTCATCGCCTTCATACACATAATCACAAACTTTACATCTCCATGCCATTCCATCACCTATAATATTTTAAAAAAAATAATAAAATGAAACTAATCGCTCTTAATCATGGTTAAAATCATTTTATATGGACTGTTTTCTGCCTGTAGTGCATGTGGCTCATTAGCAGGCATGATAATGATTTCACCTGCTTTAACAGTATGTTTGACACCAGAAATTGTGATTTCCGCTTCACCATCAATAATTTGAACCATCGCATCAAAAGGAGCTGAATGTTCAGACAATCCTTGACCTTGATCAAAGGCAAAGAATGTTACTGTTCCAAGCTCTTTCTTGATTACTTCTCGGCTTACTACACTATCTGATTGATAATCCAATAAGGATTGGATATCTAAAGCTTTCGCTTTAATATCCTCACTCATAAGTTATTCCCCCATAATTGTTTTAATATCTGCAATTGCATCTCCTGATGTTGGAGTCAAGTTGTAATTTCCAACCAATACATTGAGAATGTCATCATTACACCATGCAGGAAGTACAGGTCCAATCCACATATCGGTTTTTCCCAAGTATAACAACGCCCAAAGCACAGCTGCAGCTTTTTGTTCCATCCAACTGAGCACAATTGTTAAAGGCAATTCGTTTAATTCCATGTCAAACAATTCGCATAATGCAAGTGCAACATCAACAGCAACAATAGTATCGTTACATTGACCCACATCCAAGAGTCTTGGAATTCCTTCAATGTCTCCTAAATCAAGGTCATTGAATTTATATTTACCGCATGCTAAAGTTAAAATAACAGTATCTTCAGGCAAGTTTTGTACGAATTCCCTGTAGTAGTCATTGTGTTTTGCTGCTTTGTCACATCCACCCACAACAAAGAATCTTCTGATTTTACCTTCTTCAACTAATTTTTTGATTGCATCAGCATGTTCCACAATAGCTCCTGCACTCCAACCGGTAGTGATAGTGGTTAATTCTTCAGGTTCTAAAGATCCTAAAGATTTTGCACATTCAATTACTTCTGAAAAATCATAATCCTCAATGGTTTTTACCCCTTCAAGTTTTGCTACATCCATGGTGAACATTCTTTCTTTGTATGCATCAAGTGCAGGCAATACACAGTTACTTGTTCCAACAATAGCTGCATTGTATTTTTTAAAGACTGTTCTTTGATCGTGCCATGCTCCACCTAATTGACCAGCCAAATTTTCGTATTTGTTGAGTCCAGGGTATCCGTGAGCAGGCAACATTTCAGAGTGAGTGTAAACTTTAATGTCAGTTCCTTCCACCTGTTTCAATAATTCTTCAAGTGCTTTTAGGTCGTGACCGGTTACAATAATTGCAGGTCCTTCCTGTGCACCCACTTTAACTTCTACAGGTTGTGGTTCACCGTAAGCAGCAATGTGAGCATCTTTTAATAATCTCATTACAGCTACGCTTTTTTCACCAGCTTCCAATGCAAGTGCCACAAGATCATTTACATCAAAGTTGACATTAGTTAATGTTGTGTATAATCCTTTGGTTAAAAATGCATCGATTTCTTTATCATATGCACCTAAAACGTTTGCATTGTAGTTGTATGCACTAATTCCTTTCATTGTAAATATCAAATTATCTTGAAGTCTTGCAACTGTTGGTTTTTTACCACAAACTCCACTTACTGTACAACCAGTACCCTTAGCGGTCTGGGAACATTGATAACAAAACATATCTAATCCGTCTGCCATAATAATAACCTCATTTTTTTGTTAATTATAAATTACAAAAAGGATGTATATAAACATTTTGTCACTATTCAAGGGTAAAAAGTAGTAATAAATATATAGCATGAAAAAAATAATAAAATTATGGACGAGAATATATCTGTTTTAAAAGGATTAGGACTTACAATGTATGAGGCTCAAGCATATTTAACACTCACATCATTAATTTCATCGACAGCGAGTGAAGTGGCTGAAAAATCAGGCATTCCTCGCAGTAAAATATATGATGTATTGAAAGGATTAATCAAGAAAAATTTCATTGATGTTGAAGATGGAAGACCATTGACATATAATGTCAAATCTCCAGTCGAAGTGCTGAGCCGTGAAAAAGAAAAAATTGACTCACAAATTGATGATACAATAACACGACTAACCAACATATATGAAAACGGAATGAGTCAAGTTCAAGCCCCAATATGGAGAATATACAGCGTTGAAAAAATCATCAACCAGGAAGTGGAAATCATAAAAAGAGCAAAAAATACTGTCAACATGAGAATAGGATTTCTCTTTGAAGGTGAAGGTGAAGCACTAATTAAGGCATTTAAGAAAAGACGTGTCTTGAAAGTGAATATACTAGCTTCATCGACATGTTACATCAACAATGAGGAAATTGACATTATTAAAATGTTTAAAGATGCCGACATCAACATTCAAAAAGCAGATATTCCCTTTGTAAAAGTGCTGATTTCCGATTCAAAAGAGATGATGCATACCTACACCAAGTTTAGTGAAGACAAGCGTGAAGTTATTCCCGAAACTGCAATCGGAATTTGGAACAAATACGAAGATGTTGCAAGAAACTATGACGAAAGGTTTATGAACCAATTAGAAAAAATCAAGAGAAAACAAAAAAAAAACAAAATAAAGCAATAGTATAACAAATCATGCAAATAATAGCTGTTAATGTCAATCATAAAAAATTACATTTTACAGCATAATGTGTCTTTAGGATAAGTGACATTAACAGCATTATTTTACATTTCAAGCTTTTGATGAAACTGATTCTTTTTATATCAATGTCTCCCTGATTAACTAATAGAAGCCCTCAATTTTTTATAAAGTAGCGCAACTGCAGTGGATATGATTAGCATAACAATTGAGATTACGGCTGTTATCAAATCATTCAATACTACACCTTTAGCGAAAGATTCAATGAGAACTATTGTTACAGGTATAAAGAACCATTGAGCAATATAAATTTTGTTGATGTTGCTGCTCAATATTGAACATGTCTTAATAGCTGCATCAGGCAGATATTTAACAATCCAGTAACATAGACCAATTACAGCATGAGCATTAATTATACAGAATACTGCATCCAATGTGTTTAAGAAGTAATATAAGTGAACATTCTCCGAAAAGACCCCTCCCCATAAATTTGAAGATACAAAAAAGTAAATCAGAGAAATCACCATTAAAATCGGCCAAAATTTAAAGAATTCCGTTTTATCCTTGGCTCTGATGAAGTATTGTCCCCAAATATACCCTGCAATTGGGAAAATAAACCAGTTGAATAAAGGAAAAGCAGTGAATTTAGTTCCAAAGAAGTGACCACAAATCAAGTTAATGTCAGGATTCCCGAAATCGGTGAACCTTAACATGGACCCCATTATGGACAGTACAACTGCAACAATAATCAACTTCTTGTTTGAAAATCTGAATTTCTTTAAGATTCCCATCAAAACAAATGCCATACCTGCAAATGCTAGGATATCAACACAAAACAGCAATAATCCACCATCTATAGTAAACGGAGTGGGATCGATACCAAGAGATTCGGCAAGAAAGTGAGGTACGAAAAACTCAAACACATTCACCAAAATACCTGAAAGGTATAATGTCACTCCCCTCTTCACCATGGTGTCCCATTGGCTGTGCCTTGAATATACTACCCCAACACCCATACAAAACATGAAAATGACCGCAGCATAGGGTCTTCCCAATACATTACCGAATACAAATTCATAAGCGGAGCTTAATCCCGGACTGTATGCCTTAACCACCATAATAGTATGCAAAAAAACCATGAAAATAATGGCAAATGCCTTGGCAATATCAAGTTCGACCTGCCTTCCAGTATTAACTTTTTCATCCGAAAATAAATCTGAAATAGCTATAATATAATTTTAGTTAAAAAAGTTATAAATATATAATGATTTTTAACAAGATACTGTCAATTTGTTAAGACTTTATTTGATTTTCTATTCCGTCATTTTTAGTTACATTTTCATCAGCTGCGCTTACAGCCCATTGAAAAAATCACAAAAAAAAGTAGGTCAACTGAATTTAATCTTTTGACCTACCAATCCATTGCCCTTTTTATATGGCAAAAATAATCACTCAAATTACAAATTCTTTATTTTTCTAATCATCATAGCCTCAAATCTATTAAATGCATCCAACAAGAAATCATCCAAATAGCTAACTGTTTCATCATATATTCTTTGTGGAACATCCCAGTATGCAGATGCAATGCTGCCTGCAATAGCTGCCTGAGTATCGGCATCACCACCTAAAGATACTGCATTTCTAATCGCATCTTCAAAGTCTTTTGCATCCAAAAAACAGATTATGGCTTCCGGAACGCTACCCGCACAGGAAACATCAAATGAATACTCCGGCCTTATTTCATCAACGCTACGATTCAAATCATAAGCATATACCATTTCAATATGATTTCTAATTTCATCCTTACTTGCTCCTGTCCTTGCAAGATAAATTGCATCTGCAGTTGAAAGGGCACCTTTAATACCCTCTGGATGATCATGTGACACTATTGCAGATTTATATGCCAAATCATTTGCCTCTTCCAATGAGTCAGCAACCCATGCACATGGAGATACCCTCATTGCAGAACCATTAGCCCAACTGTCATAAGGTTTAGGTGATTCCTGAACCAGCCACCCCCCAAAACTTGAACCATAACCTGCATCAGGATATCTATTCCCAAAATATTGTAAATTTTTAATTAAAACATCTTGTAAGTTTTTATCTTCACACAGCCAATTGGCAACGGCCAGTGTCAATATACTATCATCAGTAACTCTTGAATAAGGAGTAAATAATTCAAAATCTTTGGTTTTGATTGGGTAAAATTCTCGAGTTGATCCGATAATATCTCCTGTTATTGCTCCAATAATTCCTTTCATGAATTTATATTTTGATAATGTAATTAATATAGATTGATATATATTTAAATTGATTAAATTTAGTAAAATTGTCCTGAATGAGTAAAATTGCTCCAATTTTAAATAAAAAAAGATATATAATAGTTATGACATTATTATATTTGATAATACAAGTTATTATCAAAAACACAGAAATTTCTATCAATATTCATAAATCGCTTCTGTGATAGATTCATACCCATTGTTACTTAAAAAAATAGAAATTTCAAAAAAAAGGTCGTGAATGATTCCAGAGCAATCTGGAATCATGAAAAAATTAAATTATTTTTCTGATTAAAACAGAGGTATTATTGGTGTTACCTGTTGGAAGAACCATTACTTCCTTATGAAAACCCCGAGTATCCTTATCCAAAACAGGAGCATATAAAATAGCCCTCATTCCAGTATAAGTCCTATAGATGACCGGTGTTTTTTCATCAACATACTCCCAAATATTTGCAAAAACCCTATCTTTTGGCTCAGCAAGTGCTGCAACCATCAGAATATCATAATCCAAGTCTTCAATGACTTTTTCATCACCAACAACTATTTCAATATCCTCATCAAGTTCCAGTCTTTTCAAGACTTTTCTTGAAAGCTCTGCAACATTTTCCATCTGTTCAATGCCAATACATTTGCATCCAAATACTTTATTAAACATGATTAAAGTTAACGGAAGTGGACCTGATCCTAAAAATACAAATGTTTTATCTTCATTGAATTTAGCCAATTGACTTTCATTTTCAATTAATCCAATATACCGATTATAAAAATGGAATGAATCAAGAGTCCCTATAGGATTATCAGATTCCAAAATTTTTTGTGCATTCTCTGTTTCAAGCCTTGCCCCAACATAAACATAAAATTTTCTAATCAGTTTTAATGCATTATTCATCTTCTCATCATCAAGAATGTGCTTTGCGGAGTCAAAATCTATTGTCTTATCATGAGCAATGATTTCCACATCATCCAATATCTCAATGATTTCCTCAATATTTATATCATCTAGTGCTGAGTCACCATATTTATCCAAATCACCATAACTTGATAACTTATTGGCAATTTCTTCAAGTTTACCCCAATATTTATAACAGCTCATCGAAAAAACTCCTAATGCTTTATTTCACATTATGTATTTTATAAATATAAATTTAATTAAAGTAATAATAATTTGAATATTTGAGAAAAATAGTAATACCTTTAAAGAAAAAGTTAAAAAATAGCTATTAAAGATTTGAAGGAGAATACTTTAATAGCTATTGTAGACAGTTAAAGAAACCCATATAAAATATAAATCTCTTTTTTATTAATTATTTCATATTGATAGAGAAAATAAAGTAAAATTGACTGGTTATGCTAACAACCAATATTACTCGGCTAAT is a window of uncultured Methanobrevibacter sp. DNA encoding:
- a CDS encoding nicotianamine synthase family protein — translated: MSCYKYWGKLEEIANKLSSYGDLDKYGDSALDDINIEEIIEILDDVEIIAHDKTIDFDSAKHILDDEKMNNALKLIRKFYVYVGARLETENAQKILESDNPIGTLDSFHFYNRYIGLIENESQLAKFNEDKTFVFLGSGPLPLTLIMFNKVFGCKCIGIEQMENVAELSRKVLKRLELDEDIEIVVGDEKVIEDLDYDILMVAALAEPKDRVFANIWEYVDEKTPVIYRTYTGMRAILYAPVLDKDTRGFHKEVMVLPTGNTNNTSVLIRKII
- a CDS encoding ADP-ribosylglycohydrolase family protein — protein: MKGIIGAITGDIIGSTREFYPIKTKDFELFTPYSRVTDDSILTLAVANWLCEDKNLQDVLIKNLQYFGNRYPDAGYGSSFGGWLVQESPKPYDSWANGSAMRVSPCAWVADSLEEANDLAYKSAIVSHDHPEGIKGALSTADAIYLARTGASKDEIRNHIEMVYAYDLNRSVDEIRPEYSFDVSCAGSVPEAIICFLDAKDFEDAIRNAVSLGGDADTQAAIAGSIASAYWDVPQRIYDETVSYLDDFLLDAFNRFEAMMIRKIKNL
- a CDS encoding acyltransferase family protein; amino-acid sequence: MIAISDLFSDEKVNTGRQVELDIAKAFAIIFMVFLHTIMVVKAYSPGLSSAYEFVFGNVLGRPYAAVIFMFCMGVGVVYSRHSQWDTMVKRGVTLYLSGILVNVFEFFVPHFLAESLGIDPTPFTIDGGLLLFCVDILAFAGMAFVLMGILKKFRFSNKKLIIVAVVLSIMGSMLRFTDFGNPDINLICGHFFGTKFTAFPLFNWFIFPIAGYIWGQYFIRAKDKTEFFKFWPILMVISLIYFFVSSNLWGGVFSENVHLYYFLNTLDAVFCIINAHAVIGLCYWIVKYLPDAAIKTCSILSSNINKIYIAQWFFIPVTIVLIESFAKGVVLNDLITAVISIVMLIISTAVALLYKKLRASIS